One genomic window of Trichlorobacter lovleyi includes the following:
- a CDS encoding PAS domain S-box protein: MHALRNHLSVIVLAFLAAVVVAGIYTFNHVRNEAYHQAELSLEQQIKTFWELVYAKGDQFRVQNNKLLIGSYEVNGNYELPDKVKAIFGGTATIFMGDTRVSTNVPRDDGSRAVGTKLVGPAYEAVLRHGVPYRGEVAILGKPYLTAYDPIRNTRGEVIGVLYVGVEKGIFLHHFNQLFIIFLAPVMFLAVVTMVLYRMLLSQGRRADQLQKRNLRFLQALIDTLPTPVFYKDSQGHYLGCNLAFESMFKLPRTDVIGKTAYDIVPPELAAEYVEHDRQLMAAPLGATHQYESRIRNSEGVERDVIFYKARFEDDSDSACAIIGTLLDITERKQTELREHARADILEHIAKDATLQEVLASIALEVEQEQPEVICSIMLVNEAGTKLLSGAAPTLSEKYLAGMPETVIEDGGCCCATAAFSRKRVISSDIAAIRNCRRASACGLKSCWAEPILSSKGELLGTLALYSKRVWEPGPEDIRLIVSSANYASIAIERINTLKALRESERNYRELVENANSIILRMDTTGRITFFNEFAQQLFGYKGDELLGQSVLGTIFVDTDENRQTVLTVIANILEIPELYTLIETENKRKNGDQIYISWSNKACLAADGSLEEILCIGQDITERKNMQQVMVQTEKMMTVGGLAAGMAHELNNPIGTIAQHTQNILRRISTRLPANTAAAVETGVSLPNLRAYLERRGIVGMLEAIGSSCERAATIIANMLTFSRKSSIQAEFVSLAVLVEKSIDLALCDYDLKKHYDFKNVTVVREYVPDCPLVQVVPMEIEQVLLNLLKNAAQALAAHPPAAGPMITVRLYYDDSSVCVEVEDNGPGIDKDRRARIFEPFYTTKEVGVGTGLGLSVSYAIIVNRHRGSITVDSPPGKGACFTVRLPRSSTAPAA; the protein is encoded by the coding sequence ATGCACGCACTACGTAATCATCTGTCGGTCATTGTTTTAGCCTTTCTGGCTGCCGTCGTCGTGGCCGGCATCTACACCTTCAACCATGTCCGTAATGAAGCCTACCATCAGGCCGAGCTGAGCCTGGAGCAGCAAATCAAGACCTTTTGGGAACTGGTGTATGCCAAAGGCGATCAGTTCCGGGTGCAGAACAACAAGCTTCTGATTGGCTCCTATGAGGTAAACGGAAATTATGAGCTGCCTGACAAGGTTAAGGCCATTTTTGGCGGTACGGCCACGATCTTTATGGGTGATACCAGGGTCAGCACCAACGTTCCCAGGGATGATGGCAGCCGGGCTGTGGGGACAAAGCTGGTTGGGCCGGCCTATGAGGCTGTTTTACGGCATGGGGTGCCGTATCGGGGGGAGGTTGCGATTCTCGGCAAACCGTACCTGACCGCCTATGACCCGATCCGCAATACCCGGGGAGAGGTGATCGGTGTACTGTATGTCGGGGTTGAAAAGGGAATTTTCCTTCATCACTTCAATCAGCTCTTCATCATATTTCTGGCTCCGGTTATGTTTCTGGCTGTGGTCACCATGGTGCTGTACCGGATGTTGCTGAGCCAGGGGCGCCGGGCCGACCAGCTCCAGAAGCGCAATCTTCGATTTTTGCAGGCATTGATCGATACCCTGCCGACACCGGTATTTTACAAAGATAGCCAGGGGCATTATCTGGGCTGCAACCTGGCCTTTGAATCGATGTTCAAATTGCCCCGGACTGATGTGATCGGCAAGACGGCCTACGATATCGTGCCGCCCGAACTCGCTGCAGAGTACGTTGAACATGACCGACAACTTATGGCAGCACCCTTGGGGGCGACTCATCAGTACGAATCCAGAATACGGAACTCAGAAGGGGTGGAGCGGGATGTCATCTTCTACAAAGCCAGATTTGAAGACGATAGCGACAGTGCCTGCGCCATTATCGGAACCTTGCTGGATATCACTGAACGCAAACAGACGGAGTTGCGGGAGCATGCCCGGGCCGATATTCTGGAGCATATTGCCAAGGATGCCACGCTGCAGGAGGTGCTGGCTTCGATTGCCCTGGAGGTGGAACAGGAACAGCCTGAGGTGATCTGTTCCATCATGCTGGTTAATGAGGCAGGCACCAAATTGCTCAGCGGTGCCGCGCCAACTCTTTCGGAAAAATACCTGGCCGGTATGCCTGAAACGGTCATAGAGGATGGCGGCTGTTGTTGCGCTACGGCGGCATTTTCCCGTAAACGGGTGATCTCAAGCGATATAGCGGCTATTCGCAACTGTCGGCGTGCTTCGGCCTGCGGTCTGAAGTCCTGTTGGGCTGAACCGATTCTGTCCTCAAAAGGCGAGCTGCTGGGAACGCTCGCGCTGTATTCAAAGCGGGTCTGGGAACCGGGGCCAGAGGATATCCGGCTGATTGTTTCCAGTGCAAACTACGCCAGTATTGCCATTGAGCGGATAAATACGCTCAAGGCCTTGCGGGAAAGCGAACGTAACTACCGGGAGCTGGTTGAAAACGCCAATAGCATCATTCTGCGGATGGACACCACTGGACGAATTACCTTCTTTAATGAGTTCGCTCAACAGCTTTTTGGGTATAAGGGGGATGAGCTGTTGGGGCAGTCGGTACTGGGGACTATCTTCGTCGATACTGACGAAAATCGACAGACAGTTTTGACAGTAATTGCGAATATTCTCGAAATACCGGAGCTGTACACACTGATTGAAACGGAAAACAAACGTAAAAATGGTGATCAGATTTATATATCCTGGTCGAACAAGGCCTGCCTTGCTGCGGATGGCTCCCTTGAAGAGATCCTGTGCATAGGCCAGGATATTACCGAACGGAAGAATATGCAGCAGGTGATGGTGCAGACCGAGAAGATGATGACCGTTGGCGGACTTGCTGCCGGCATGGCCCATGAGCTGAATAATCCGATCGGCACGATTGCACAGCATACCCAGAATATTCTCCGCCGCATCTCAACACGGCTACCGGCCAATACCGCTGCAGCTGTTGAAACAGGGGTGTCTTTACCCAATCTCAGGGCTTATCTGGAACGGCGCGGGATAGTGGGTATGCTTGAGGCCATCGGCAGCTCATGTGAACGGGCAGCCACCATCATTGCCAACATGCTGACATTTAGCCGTAAGAGTTCCATTCAGGCGGAATTTGTCTCGTTAGCCGTTCTGGTGGAAAAATCTATTGATCTGGCGCTTTGTGATTATGACTTGAAGAAACACTATGATTTTAAAAATGTCACCGTTGTCAGGGAGTATGTTCCTGATTGTCCTTTGGTACAGGTGGTGCCGATGGAGATTGAGCAGGTCTTGCTCAATCTTCTGAAAAATGCCGCCCAGGCCCTTGCTGCTCACCCGCCAGCCGCTGGGCCGATGATTACAGTACGGCTTTACTACGATGACAGCTCCGTCTGCGTTGAGGTTGAAGATAACGGGCCGGGGATTGACAAGGACCGGCGTGCCAGAATTTTTGAACCGTTTTATACCACCAAGGAGGTTGGTGTAGGTACAGGACTCGGGTTGTCGGTCTCATATGCAATTATCGTAAACAGGCACAGGGGAAGCATCACCGTTGACTCCCCTCCCGGCAAGGGAGCCTGCTTCACCGTCAGGTTACCACGCAGCAGCACTGCACCTGCTGCATGA
- a CDS encoding STAS domain-containing protein: MTGQVKLTGELGISMAEELVATLQNALQGSPQLHVDLTAVERLDTAAAQILVATKHQALQNSIAITFSCSPAVSQRLRSIGIQL, from the coding sequence ATGACAGGACAGGTGAAACTTACTGGAGAGCTTGGCATCAGCATGGCAGAAGAGCTGGTTGCCACCCTGCAGAATGCCCTGCAGGGCAGCCCGCAACTGCACGTTGATCTGACTGCTGTTGAGCGGCTGGATACGGCCGCGGCCCAGATCCTGGTGGCAACAAAACACCAGGCCCTTCAGAACTCCATTGCCATAACCTTCTCCTGTTCACCTGCCGTAAGCCAGCGTTTGCGAAGCATCGGCATCCAGCTCTAG
- a CDS encoding chemotaxis protein CheA, protein MDLSRFHAVFVEEAAEHIENLENGLLQLEKTPDDAELLNDIFRSAHTIKGSSGTVGLPDISRFTHVMEELLDDLRNKALTLHRDMINALLEAVDMIKEMIAAVGDKTEFEFARCEPLMERIRGLQGKQAPETIPDQEKNTAATREQEGQLFLISFIPSPDLFRQGCDPAKLLDELAELGSIESIQADTDTVPGLAELNPETLYLSWQLKLRTSLDKEAVQDVFVFVEDDCSIEITPLLTPQQEIPLLGKLLTEEGIVSEEDVRKALTKQKKLGEILVSQGKTSQAEISKVLEKQGVQKAESFKKAVSSSIRVDLNKLDNLVNLVGEMVITQSMFQQVMAEWQQGSANGFGHAAERTDRLFSQLQRIGKDIQEGTMALRMLPVGEVFQRFSRLVRELSTSKGKDIELVISGEDTELDKGVLEKVTDPLVHLIRNAVDHGIESTEERTAAGKPARSTVFLRAYQLGDAVYIEVEDDGRGLDRDRIIAKALSNGVINSEAGLSEDEICNLIFLPGFSTADKITDISGRGVGMDVVKRNIEALKGSVQLRTRKGHGTTISIRLPLTLAIIDGLAASVGDEVFIIPIASVVESLRPAQQVVHTVEEQGELVNVRGEYIPLIRLSRVLEIPGKQQNPWEGIVVVTHYQSRKYGLMVDELLGEQQVVLKNLGSATPKVQDISGGTIMGDGRVALVLDVAGIVQMAHV, encoded by the coding sequence ATGGACCTGTCACGATTTCACGCTGTCTTTGTTGAAGAGGCGGCAGAACATATCGAAAACCTTGAGAACGGCCTGCTGCAGCTGGAAAAGACCCCGGATGACGCTGAGCTGCTCAACGACATCTTCAGGTCGGCCCATACCATCAAAGGTTCCAGCGGCACCGTAGGGCTCCCGGACATTTCCCGTTTTACCCACGTCATGGAAGAGCTCCTTGACGACCTGCGTAACAAGGCGCTGACCCTCCACCGCGACATGATCAATGCCCTGCTTGAGGCAGTGGATATGATCAAAGAGATGATTGCCGCCGTGGGTGACAAGACCGAGTTTGAGTTTGCCCGCTGTGAGCCGTTGATGGAGCGGATTCGCGGTCTGCAGGGCAAGCAGGCGCCTGAAACCATCCCCGACCAGGAAAAAAACACGGCAGCGACACGCGAACAGGAAGGGCAGTTATTCCTGATCAGCTTTATCCCCTCCCCTGACCTCTTCAGGCAGGGCTGCGATCCTGCCAAACTGCTGGATGAGCTGGCCGAGCTGGGCAGTATCGAATCAATCCAGGCCGACACCGATACCGTTCCTGGGCTTGCAGAACTCAACCCCGAGACCCTCTACCTCTCCTGGCAGCTCAAACTACGCACCAGCCTGGACAAAGAGGCTGTGCAGGATGTTTTTGTGTTTGTCGAGGATGACTGCAGCATTGAAATCACCCCGCTCCTTACCCCTCAGCAGGAGATACCGCTCTTAGGCAAACTGCTCACCGAAGAAGGCATTGTCAGTGAGGAGGATGTGCGTAAGGCCCTGACCAAGCAGAAAAAGCTGGGTGAAATCCTGGTATCCCAAGGCAAGACCAGCCAGGCTGAGATCAGCAAGGTGCTTGAGAAGCAGGGGGTCCAGAAGGCCGAATCATTCAAAAAGGCGGTTTCATCCAGCATCCGGGTTGACCTGAACAAGCTGGACAATCTGGTTAACCTGGTGGGCGAGATGGTGATTACCCAATCCATGTTCCAGCAGGTTATGGCGGAATGGCAGCAGGGCAGCGCAAACGGATTCGGTCATGCCGCAGAACGTACCGATCGCCTCTTCTCCCAACTACAACGGATCGGCAAGGATATTCAGGAAGGCACCATGGCGCTGCGGATGCTGCCGGTGGGCGAGGTGTTCCAACGGTTTTCACGCCTAGTCCGGGAGCTTTCCACCAGCAAGGGCAAAGATATCGAACTGGTTATCAGCGGTGAGGATACCGAACTGGACAAAGGGGTGCTGGAAAAGGTGACTGACCCGCTGGTGCACCTGATCCGCAACGCCGTTGACCACGGCATTGAATCCACTGAAGAACGTACGGCAGCCGGCAAACCGGCCAGATCAACCGTATTCCTGCGGGCCTACCAACTGGGGGATGCGGTCTATATCGAAGTGGAAGATGACGGACGCGGCCTTGACCGGGACAGGATCATCGCCAAGGCGCTCAGTAACGGTGTCATCAACAGTGAAGCAGGCCTTTCAGAGGACGAAATCTGCAACCTGATCTTCCTGCCGGGCTTTTCAACCGCCGACAAGATCACCGACATCTCCGGCCGCGGCGTCGGTATGGATGTGGTCAAGCGCAATATCGAGGCCTTAAAAGGTTCTGTACAGCTGAGAACCAGAAAAGGGCACGGCACCACCATTTCCATCAGGCTGCCGTTAACCCTGGCCATTATCGACGGTCTTGCCGCCAGTGTTGGTGACGAGGTGTTCATCATACCGATCGCCTCGGTGGTTGAGTCGCTGCGACCAGCACAACAGGTGGTGCATACCGTTGAAGAACAGGGTGAGCTGGTCAATGTGCGGGGTGAATATATCCCTCTGATCCGCCTGAGCCGGGTCCTGGAGATACCGGGCAAGCAGCAGAATCCCTGGGAGGGGATCGTGGTGGTAACCCACTACCAGAGTCGCAAATACGGCCTGATGGTGGATGAGCTGCTGGGTGAACAGCAGGTGGTACTGAAAAACCTTGGTTCGGCCACCCCCAAGGTGCAGGATATATCCGGCGGCACCATCATGGGTGATGGCCGGGTGGCACTGGTACTCGACGTGGCAGGCATCGTCCAGATGGCCCACGTCTGA
- a CDS encoding methyl-accepting chemotaxis protein, producing the protein MGLKSFNNWKILNKIISISVITIVMIFAVSMGLLLPFIEKKLMHEKETALNDITDIAVTLIKNLDERAQKGEFTLEEAHMRAREVIRGLRYAEGEYLFVLDMDTKIVMHPIKPELEGKNVADSKDPHGKALFAEMVKVAKDKGEGTVEYMWPKPGQTAPAPKLSYVNLYKPWGWIIGTGIYIDDVAKEINTIRYGIIISLVACAVIILLFSWVVARKIRQALMEAVDASNKLAQGDLTIAIDVKSADETGQLLGAMQEMVTGIKEVVNQTIEASHQVSQAADQISEANQSFSQKITEQAASVEETTATMEEMSASIKSTAENSREASNLARSSKSLADGGSAVMDDTIRAMDDINKSSRKIANISDVIEEIAFQTNLLALNAAVEAARAGEHGKGFAVVAAEIRSLAQRTTQSAKEINGLIEDSSEKTSKGVELAQELSKKLAEIGISIKKVTDLMDEVAAASQEQSAGINQVNTAMGQVDQATQANASLVEETSAAAEELAAQARSLLDVVSFFTVEDAHQRGSSVRHESFKAKSAPKPNKVAARRQAALPAKPAAARDDQDDFSEF; encoded by the coding sequence ATGGGACTGAAATCGTTTAACAACTGGAAGATTCTCAACAAGATCATCAGCATCTCGGTGATTACCATCGTCATGATCTTTGCCGTCAGCATGGGGCTACTGCTGCCCTTTATTGAAAAAAAGCTGATGCATGAAAAAGAAACAGCCTTAAATGATATTACCGATATTGCAGTGACCCTGATTAAAAACCTCGACGAACGGGCTCAGAAAGGTGAGTTCACGTTAGAAGAGGCCCATATGCGGGCCAGAGAGGTAATCCGCGGCCTACGGTACGCTGAGGGCGAATACCTCTTTGTGCTCGACATGGATACCAAGATAGTCATGCATCCGATCAAACCGGAGCTGGAAGGCAAGAACGTCGCCGATTCCAAGGACCCGCACGGCAAGGCCCTGTTTGCTGAGATGGTCAAAGTTGCCAAGGACAAGGGAGAAGGTACGGTTGAGTACATGTGGCCGAAACCGGGCCAGACCGCACCAGCGCCAAAACTCTCCTACGTCAATCTGTACAAGCCCTGGGGCTGGATCATCGGTACCGGCATCTATATTGATGATGTGGCCAAAGAGATAAATACCATTCGCTACGGCATCATCATCTCACTGGTGGCCTGTGCCGTCATCATTCTGCTGTTCTCCTGGGTGGTGGCACGCAAGATCCGCCAGGCCCTGATGGAGGCGGTGGATGCCAGCAACAAGCTGGCCCAGGGAGACCTGACCATAGCCATTGATGTCAAGAGTGCAGATGAAACCGGACAGCTGCTGGGGGCCATGCAGGAGATGGTGACCGGCATCAAGGAGGTGGTTAATCAGACCATTGAGGCCTCCCATCAGGTTTCCCAGGCTGCAGACCAGATCTCCGAGGCCAACCAGAGCTTCTCGCAAAAGATCACCGAGCAGGCCGCCTCGGTTGAAGAGACCACCGCCACCATGGAAGAGATGTCGGCCTCGATCAAGAGTACGGCCGAAAACTCCCGTGAGGCCAGCAACCTGGCCCGCAGCAGCAAGAGCCTGGCTGACGGCGGCAGCGCCGTGATGGATGACACCATCAGGGCGATGGATGACATCAACAAATCGTCACGCAAGATCGCCAACATCTCCGACGTGATTGAAGAGATCGCCTTCCAGACCAACCTGTTGGCCCTGAATGCCGCCGTTGAGGCGGCCCGCGCCGGTGAGCACGGCAAAGGCTTTGCCGTGGTGGCCGCCGAGATCCGCAGCCTGGCGCAACGGACCACCCAGTCCGCCAAGGAGATCAACGGCCTGATTGAGGACAGCAGCGAAAAGACCAGCAAAGGGGTGGAGCTGGCCCAGGAGCTGAGCAAGAAACTGGCTGAGATCGGCATCAGCATCAAGAAGGTCACCGACCTGATGGATGAGGTGGCTGCGGCGTCCCAGGAACAGTCGGCCGGTATCAACCAGGTCAACACCGCCATGGGGCAGGTGGATCAGGCCACGCAGGCCAACGCCTCACTGGTGGAAGAGACCTCTGCAGCCGCAGAAGAACTGGCAGCCCAGGCCCGCTCCCTGCTGGATGTTGTTTCATTCTTCACCGTTGAAGATGCTCACCAGCGCGGCAGTTCTGTCCGCCATGAGTCGTTCAAGGCAAAGTCGGCTCCCAAGCCCAACAAGGTTGCAGCCCGGCGTCAAGCGGCGCTTCCGGCCAAGCCGGCAGCGGCCCGTGATGATCAGGATGATTTCTCGGAGTTTTAG
- a CDS encoding chemotaxis protein CheW, which translates to MNDLESGVASRNTGDTGTAGKEYVTFSLNAELYAFDALQVQEIIELTTVTKVPHLPGHLKGVINLRGTIIPVIDLKQKFGMEGHGQYRKHTCIIVTEFSAGVMGLIVDTVSDIMNIPASSISAAPDFGTRINTEFIAGMARTGDNLVLLLNVDKVLTDEESSVVAQVAEQPPELQPGMAEQ; encoded by the coding sequence ATGAACGACCTTGAATCAGGAGTCGCCAGCAGGAACACAGGTGACACCGGTACAGCAGGAAAGGAGTACGTCACCTTTTCGCTCAACGCCGAGCTGTATGCCTTTGATGCCCTACAGGTACAGGAAATCATCGAACTGACAACGGTAACTAAAGTCCCGCATCTGCCCGGCCATCTAAAGGGGGTTATCAACCTGCGGGGGACCATCATACCGGTGATTGACCTGAAACAGAAGTTTGGCATGGAAGGGCATGGCCAGTATCGCAAGCATACCTGCATCATTGTGACTGAATTTTCTGCCGGTGTGATGGGGCTGATTGTGGACACGGTCTCCGATATCATGAACATACCTGCATCAAGCATCTCCGCTGCCCCGGATTTCGGCACCCGCATCAATACCGAATTCATCGCAGGCATGGCCAGAACCGGTGACAATCTGGTGCTGCTGTTGAATGTGGACAAGGTATTGACTGATGAGGAGAGTAGCGTGGTTGCGCAGGTAGCAGAGCAGCCACCGGAACTCCAGCCCGGCATGGCCGAGCAGTAA
- a CDS encoding CheR family methyltransferase, with protein sequence MPEPTSSFDQAVMSDELFQRFARLIYDVAGIQLSDQKKTLVVTRLQKRLRELGLDSYEEYFQHIKDDDNEFVLMLNNITTNTTKFFRENHHFEFLKNTLLPQLFQHKRANREIRIWSAGCSTGEEPYTIAISLFEKLKTLTGGYDLTDPCRGWDIKILATDISTKVLATAQAGSYAAAALQEDLPEALLKTYFDRSASGSYIIKDFVKQLIRFRRLNFKDQSYPFKKSFDLIFCRNVMIYFDETMKQHVLARFHHHLAPHGHLFLGHSETMFGNKLFSPVHITVYRKQ encoded by the coding sequence ATGCCCGAGCCAACGTCTTCCTTCGATCAGGCGGTCATGAGCGATGAGCTGTTCCAGCGCTTTGCCCGCCTGATCTATGATGTAGCCGGGATCCAGCTTTCCGACCAGAAAAAGACCCTGGTGGTGACACGCCTGCAAAAACGCCTGCGTGAGCTTGGCTTGGACTCATACGAAGAGTACTTTCAGCACATCAAGGACGATGATAACGAATTTGTGCTGATGTTGAATAACATCACCACCAACACAACAAAATTTTTCAGAGAAAATCATCACTTTGAGTTTTTGAAAAACACGTTACTACCGCAATTGTTCCAGCATAAACGGGCCAACCGCGAAATCCGCATCTGGAGCGCCGGTTGTTCAACCGGTGAAGAACCTTACACCATTGCCATCAGTCTGTTTGAAAAGCTGAAAACACTGACCGGCGGTTATGATCTTACTGACCCCTGCCGGGGCTGGGATATCAAGATTCTGGCAACCGACATCTCCACCAAGGTACTTGCCACGGCCCAGGCCGGCAGCTATGCCGCTGCTGCACTTCAAGAGGACCTGCCGGAAGCACTCTTGAAAACCTATTTTGATCGCAGCGCCTCCGGCAGCTATATCATCAAGGACTTTGTCAAACAGCTGATCAGATTTCGCAGGCTGAACTTCAAGGACCAGTCTTACCCCTTTAAGAAAAGCTTTGACCTGATTTTCTGCCGTAACGTCATGATCTATTTTGACGAGACCATGAAACAACATGTCCTGGCCAGGTTTCATCACCATCTTGCCCCCCACGGGCACCTGTTCCTGGGGCATTCTGAGACCATGTTCGGTAACAAACTGTTTTCACCGGTACATATCACCGTCTACCGGAAACAATGA
- a CDS encoding CheR family methyltransferase, producing the protein MKRIRLNIGDIVVTREPAILETILGSCVAVCLWDARRRIGGLNHYLVPAGRGEPGRDNLYGTTSVRRLIDQIINLGSERHNLQARIFGGGSILKSLEDIFTIGAANVRIAREILHEYGIPVVHDFVGAECGIRIAFQTWNGAVSVTCFDQESGHRYQDFIQQPVDNSQAYTFSSTHAAGFFREEQQFRFLEERVLPELAAQKGSLHELRIWSAGCATGEAAYSIAISVGEALQQRHAVTADDAPFGNWIVRILATDTSSKALTTAMGATYGIEQLPELLPETLKSRYFLKGSGIHAGHIRVKSDLIKVVKFRRLNLKNQNYPFKKQFDLIFCHDGLRAFDDSSRQQTFIRLHRHLAPRGYLFLGPHDFIPDSSLFEQIDTAIFRKH; encoded by the coding sequence ATGAAGCGGATACGCCTGAATATTGGCGATATTGTCGTAACACGGGAACCGGCCATCCTGGAAACCATCCTGGGATCATGCGTCGCAGTCTGTCTCTGGGATGCACGACGCCGGATCGGTGGCCTGAACCACTATCTGGTCCCTGCCGGACGGGGTGAACCGGGACGGGACAATCTCTACGGTACGACCTCAGTACGCAGGTTGATCGACCAGATCATCAATCTGGGCAGCGAGCGCCACAACCTGCAGGCGCGTATCTTCGGCGGCGGCTCAATCCTCAAATCCCTGGAGGATATCTTTACCATTGGCGCCGCCAATGTACGGATTGCACGGGAGATATTGCACGAATACGGGATTCCGGTGGTACATGACTTTGTTGGTGCCGAATGTGGTATCAGGATCGCGTTTCAGACCTGGAACGGGGCTGTTTCAGTCACCTGCTTTGATCAGGAGTCGGGCCACCGCTACCAGGATTTCATTCAGCAGCCGGTTGACAACAGTCAGGCCTACACATTCAGCTCAACCCACGCTGCCGGTTTTTTCAGAGAAGAACAGCAGTTCCGCTTCCTGGAAGAGAGGGTGCTTCCGGAACTGGCAGCCCAGAAGGGTTCTCTCCATGAGCTGAGGATCTGGAGCGCAGGCTGCGCCACCGGAGAGGCCGCCTACTCCATCGCCATCAGCGTGGGAGAGGCCTTGCAGCAGCGCCATGCTGTGACTGCTGACGATGCACCCTTTGGTAACTGGATTGTACGTATTCTGGCAACAGACACCTCCAGCAAGGCCCTGACCACCGCCATGGGGGCGACCTATGGCATTGAACAGCTGCCGGAGCTGTTGCCGGAGACGCTCAAATCACGCTACTTTCTCAAGGGCAGCGGTATCCATGCCGGTCATATCCGGGTTAAGTCTGACTTGATCAAGGTAGTAAAATTTCGGCGGCTGAACCTGAAAAATCAGAATTATCCGTTTAAAAAGCAGTTTGACCTGATATTCTGTCATGACGGCTTACGTGCCTTTGATGACAGTAGCAGACAGCAGACATTCATACGCCTGCACCGGCACCTGGCTCCACGCGGCTACCTGTTTCTGGGACCGCACGATTTCATACCGGACAGCAGCCTGTTTGAACAGATCGACACGGCAATTTTTCGCAAACACTGA
- a CDS encoding protein-glutamate methylesterase/protein-glutamine glutaminase, translated as MGSKIKVLIIDDSAVIRTVLTEILNGAGDIEVIGTAPDPLFAKNKLTSLQPDVITLDVEMPRMDGLTFLEELMHTNPVPVLMVSSLTQRACDTTLRALELGAIDYVTKPSIEITQGVEALAHEIIAKVRIAAKARVRFAARGSLPATAAAPATPKASALDTSRMATTDKLIAIGASTGGTQAITEVITQLPASIPGIVVVQHMPPVFTKSYAERLNTMSRVNVKEAEHGDRILRGTAFIAPGGRHMSIRRDGAMYYLELSDGPPVNYVKPAVDVLFRSVARFAGRNAVGVILTGMGEDGARGLKEMREHGALTLAQDEASCIVFGMPKRAIEMDAVDRVLPLSQIPRHILEAL; from the coding sequence ATGGGAAGCAAAATAAAGGTCCTGATTATTGATGATTCAGCGGTCATCAGAACCGTACTGACCGAAATATTGAACGGTGCAGGGGATATTGAGGTAATCGGCACGGCTCCGGATCCCTTGTTTGCCAAAAACAAGCTCACCAGTCTGCAGCCGGACGTCATAACCTTGGACGTTGAAATGCCGCGCATGGATGGCCTGACGTTTCTGGAAGAGCTGATGCATACCAATCCGGTTCCGGTCCTGATGGTCAGCTCCCTGACCCAGCGGGCCTGCGACACCACCTTACGTGCCCTGGAGCTGGGGGCGATTGACTACGTTACCAAGCCGTCCATCGAAATTACGCAAGGTGTTGAGGCGCTGGCACACGAGATCATAGCCAAGGTGCGGATTGCGGCCAAGGCGCGCGTGCGCTTTGCAGCCCGCGGCAGCCTGCCGGCAACTGCTGCGGCGCCTGCAACTCCCAAGGCATCCGCCCTGGATACTAGCCGCATGGCCACCACTGACAAATTGATTGCCATTGGCGCCTCCACCGGAGGGACCCAGGCCATCACCGAGGTCATTACCCAGTTGCCGGCCTCAATACCAGGCATTGTGGTCGTGCAGCATATGCCGCCGGTCTTTACCAAATCCTATGCCGAACGCCTCAACACCATGTCGCGGGTCAACGTCAAGGAGGCCGAGCATGGTGACCGGATTCTGCGCGGCACGGCCTTTATTGCCCCAGGCGGCAGGCATATGTCCATCAGGCGGGATGGCGCCATGTACTACCTGGAGCTGTCGGACGGTCCGCCGGTGAACTACGTGAAACCGGCAGTGGATGTCCTGTTCAGATCGGTAGCCCGTTTTGCGGGTAGAAATGCCGTCGGGGTCATCCTGACCGGTATGGGCGAAGATGGTGCCCGCGGCCTGAAGGAGATGCGTGAACACGGTGCCCTGACCCTGGCGCAGGATGAGGCGTCCTGCATCGTCTTCGGCATGCCGAAACGTGCAATCGAGATGGATGCCGTAGATCGCGTACTCCCGTTGTCACAGATACCGCGACATATTCTGGAAGCGCTGTAA